A window of the Salinirubellus salinus genome harbors these coding sequences:
- a CDS encoding deoxyguanosinetriphosphate triphosphohydrolase family protein: MSNLLSHKERTERHNRQTTEEEPRFRSHSRQDRDRLRYAREFRRLKNVTQVARADESALYHDRLTHSLKVAQVGDALSRVLMIRNNVDPGVCGQPTEREDSLYHCLDPFVVQAAAHAHDIGHPPFGHAIETLLDDLVTKKTESCGRTIGFEGNAQSFRIITRLANHKSPRGLELTRATLNATLKYPWSRKANDSKWGYYPDDEDAFKFAREPLPPERDGEKTLEAQIMDFADDLTYALHDTADFYRAGLIPLNRIFLEVTTEDEYQTASREEINQFMDFLVDADSFEYEVGELEIGVEEFFRGLTESKNFDSSLYTRFAGSDEDRIALNKFVSMLVSRYLEGKDTDGTPYVELEPLDSGLYDMKALEVVQQQIEILKHLTKFYVITNSGLMQQQLGQKRVVRELFEEFYSQSAPEVQPQSAIPSPYRERLKGYRDRDVPRARFVADLIASLTERQAVALHRRIRGDTPRSLVSNILD, from the coding sequence ATGTCTAATCTACTTTCTCACAAAGAGAGGACAGAGCGCCACAATAGGCAAACGACTGAGGAAGAGCCGCGGTTTCGCTCTCACAGTAGGCAGGATCGTGACCGGCTGAGATATGCGCGTGAATTCCGGCGTTTAAAGAACGTTACACAGGTCGCACGGGCCGACGAATCGGCTCTCTACCACGACCGCCTCACCCACTCGCTGAAGGTAGCACAGGTTGGTGATGCACTTTCTCGGGTCTTGATGATACGGAATAACGTCGATCCCGGAGTCTGTGGCCAACCGACTGAGCGAGAAGATTCCCTATACCATTGTCTAGACCCCTTCGTCGTACAAGCAGCCGCACATGCTCATGACATTGGACATCCCCCGTTCGGTCACGCCATTGAGACTCTATTAGACGACTTGGTCACTAAGAAAACGGAGTCATGTGGACGGACAATCGGGTTTGAGGGGAACGCACAATCATTCAGGATAATCACCAGACTCGCGAATCACAAGTCACCGAGGGGACTGGAGCTGACCCGAGCGACTCTGAATGCTACGTTGAAATATCCGTGGAGTAGGAAGGCAAACGACTCAAAATGGGGCTATTACCCGGATGATGAGGACGCCTTCAAATTCGCTCGAGAACCGTTGCCACCAGAACGAGATGGAGAGAAGACACTAGAGGCACAAATTATGGACTTCGCGGACGATCTCACCTATGCACTCCATGATACTGCTGACTTCTACCGAGCAGGACTGATTCCGCTTAATCGAATATTCTTAGAAGTCACTACCGAGGATGAGTACCAGACAGCTTCACGGGAAGAAATAAACCAATTCATGGATTTCCTCGTGGACGCAGACTCGTTCGAGTATGAAGTTGGCGAACTAGAAATCGGCGTTGAGGAGTTCTTCCGTGGGCTAACAGAGTCTAAAAACTTCGACTCCAGCCTGTATACCCGGTTCGCAGGTTCGGATGAAGACCGCATTGCGCTGAACAAGTTTGTGTCAATGCTAGTATCTAGATATTTGGAAGGGAAGGATACTGATGGAACACCATACGTCGAGCTAGAGCCACTTGACAGCGGACTATATGACATGAAGGCGCTGGAAGTCGTTCAGCAGCAGATAGAAATTCTGAAACACCTGACGAAGTTCTACGTCATCACCAACAGCGGTCTAATGCAACAACAGTTGGGGCAGAAGCGTGTCGTCAGGGAGCTATTCGAGGAATTTTATTCTCAATCTGCACCGGAGGTACAGCCGCAAAGTGCGATACCATCGCCATATAGAGAGAGGCTCAAGGGGTATAGAGATCGTGACGTGCCGCGTGCCCGTTTCGTCGCAGATTTGATTGCCTCACTGACCGAGCGGCAGGCTGTTGCTCTACATCGGCGTATCCGTGGAGACACTCCTCGATCCCTCGTCAGTAATATCTTGGACTAA
- a CDS encoding PadR family transcriptional regulator → MHNLSSFQRDLLITVAGMGPISGTEIKDHIEERWGEEVNHSRLYPNLEDLAMMNLIRINKNTGGRHNHYSVMPMGERNITSYREWESNHLDEEEDAEREENDEIE, encoded by the coding sequence ATGCACAACTTGTCCTCATTCCAGAGAGACCTGCTCATAACCGTGGCGGGTATGGGCCCGATTAGCGGTACCGAGATCAAAGATCACATCGAGGAACGATGGGGTGAAGAAGTCAACCACAGCCGCCTCTACCCGAATCTCGAAGATTTAGCGATGATGAACCTCATCCGCATCAATAAGAACACTGGTGGGCGGCACAATCACTACAGCGTCATGCCGATGGGGGAGCGGAATATCACCTCATACCGCGAGTGGGAGTCAAATCATTTAGACGAAGAGGAGGATGCAGAGCGCGAAGAAAATGACGAAATAGAGTAG
- a CDS encoding DUF1643 domain-containing protein: MDCKNISVDQTKREPEYTRSNAIPKQDSEYRYLLTRHWDDTRPTVCYIGLNPSTATASDSDPTMTKLATAANMMGFGGMLLVNLFPVRSPNPSDIDRHDSPKGSDADSYIEDAVDSAEAVFAVWGGKGKQYTDRIAEVIDIIDKPVCVLDYNKDGSPLHGGARGEFYNRLSPQPYSL, translated from the coding sequence GTGGACTGTAAGAATATCTCTGTAGACCAGACTAAGCGGGAGCCTGAGTACACCCGAAGTAATGCAATCCCAAAACAAGATTCGGAATACCGATATCTGTTAACTCGCCACTGGGATGATACACGCCCTACCGTCTGTTATATCGGACTGAACCCTAGCACGGCAACGGCAAGTGACAGTGACCCTACGATGACTAAACTGGCAACCGCTGCTAACATGATGGGGTTCGGGGGCATGCTGCTGGTGAATCTGTTCCCTGTCCGCAGTCCAAATCCATCAGATATTGATCGGCATGACTCCCCGAAAGGAAGCGATGCGGACAGTTATATTGAAGACGCAGTCGACAGCGCAGAAGCCGTGTTTGCCGTTTGGGGCGGCAAAGGAAAACAATATACCGACCGGATCGCAGAGGTGATCGATATTATCGATAAGCCAGTATGCGTCTTGGATTATAATAAGGATGGAAGCCCGCTCCATGGGGGCGCTCGTGGAGAGTTCTACAATCGGCTATCACCACAACCGTACTCTCTGTAG
- a CDS encoding site-specific integrase, whose protein sequence is MVRVDDSGEVTKCWLEPEELSLLEEAAARADWQREIAMMLMGRCGLRADEVNYPGDAELRRSGKGDCWFVEVRGKNTQGGDPKLRDVWMSDDVQAVIRRFSRERDRETGEAWVQASNSSVRRWVKESAKEVAQDASQPDRWRHVSSHDLRRSWATYHLVERQVDVRTMMSIGGWSDYSAIEPYLAEPTERHIGATMRG, encoded by the coding sequence ATGGTCAGAGTAGACGATTCGGGGGAGGTCACGAAGTGCTGGCTCGAGCCTGAGGAACTCTCCCTACTCGAGGAGGCAGCAGCCCGTGCTGACTGGCAGCGAGAGATCGCGATGATGCTCATGGGACGGTGTGGCCTCCGAGCGGACGAGGTGAACTACCCCGGCGATGCCGAACTCCGGAGGTCGGGGAAAGGCGACTGCTGGTTCGTCGAAGTCCGCGGGAAGAACACGCAGGGCGGAGACCCCAAACTCCGCGACGTATGGATGTCCGATGACGTGCAGGCGGTTATCCGACGGTTCTCCCGTGAACGCGACCGCGAGACGGGTGAGGCGTGGGTACAGGCGTCTAATTCAAGTGTCCGCCGATGGGTGAAGGAATCCGCAAAGGAGGTCGCACAGGATGCCTCGCAGCCAGACCGCTGGCGACACGTGTCCAGCCACGACCTGCGACGGTCGTGGGCGACGTACCATCTTGTAGAACGGCAGGTGGATGTTCGGACGATGATGTCTATTGGGGGATGGAGCGATTACTCGGCTATTGAGCCTTACCTCGCGGAGCCGACTGAAAGACACATAGGAGCCACAATGCGTGGGTAA